The genomic DNA CTGCTGGTCGTGGCGATCTTCATCGGGTTTGCGATTACGGACTCGACGGAATATCGCCGAAACCTGACGCCGCCGCCGGGTGTTCAGGCGCCGCAGTGAGTTTGGGGGTGAGGGGGTGGCATGCCCCGCCGTGGGCGGCGGGGCTAAACGGGGGGCGTGGGGGCTAAACGGGTGCGTCGCGGGGGGGATTGCTGCCATAGAATCTTTTATGACTTCTCCGCCCCAACCGATGCAGGAACGTCGCCACCCGCCGCAGCCGCGTCACCACCACGTCCCGCCGGGCACGGGGACGTTCGGGATGCTGCTGTTTCTGTTGGCGTTGGCGATTCTGTTCGCGGCGTCGATGGTGTTGTATATCGTCTTCCGCATCACCGCCGACGGGCCGCCGCTGGGGAGCGTGCAACTGCCGTTCGGGCTGTGGGTTTCGACGGCGATCATTCTCATCTCCAGCTATACGATGCACCGGGCGTTGCAGAACGTTCGGCATGAACGGCAGACGGCGTTTCGCAATGCGATGATGTTGACGCTGTTGCTGGGCGTGGCGTTTCTGGTGGTGCAGACGCCAAGCCTGATGGGGTTGATCGCGGAGCATCGCGAGCAGCTCGCGCTGGGCGAGGCGGGCATGCCGCTGTACGGGCTTGTTTTCTTTCTCATTCTGGTGCACGCGGTGCATGTGGTCGGCGGGATTGCGCCGCTGGCGGTGTTCACGCTCAACGCGCACGCCGGGCGGTATGACCACGAAAGCTACGCACCAATCAAGTACATGGCGATGTACTGGCATTTCCTCGACGTGGTCTGGATTCTGATGTTTGTGATGCTGCTGGTCGGGGCTTGAATCAGTTTCTGGTTTTGAGTTTCTTGTTTCTAGTTGGGGGAGGGGAAGCCCACGGCGTTACGCCGTGGACTTCGGTGCTGAGCTTTTCCCAACTCGAAACTCGAAACCAGAGACTCGAAACGCGCTTACCGTTTTCCGAAGTGCGCTTCGTGCAGCAGTGTGACGGGGTGGGCGACTTCGAGGGGTGTGTTGAGGCGGTCGGCTTCGCCGGCGATCTGCATGGCGCAGCCGACGTTGCCGGTGGCGCATGTCGCTGCGCCGGTGGTTTTGATGTGACGGAGCTTGCGTTCGCCGAGTTGCCTTGCCATCTCGGGCTGGGTGAGGTTGTACGTGCCGGCAGCGCCGCAACACATGGTGGACTCGGGCAGCGGGACGAGCTTGAGGCCGGGGATGGAGGCGAGCAGTCGGCGTGGCGGGTCGACGACGCGCTGGCCGTGGGCGAGGTGGCAGGCGTCGTGGTAGGCGACCGTGCGGTTGACGGCATGCTCGGGTGTGGGCAGATCGAGCTCGACGAGCAGTTCGGTGATGTCGCGGGTCTTGCGGGCGAAGGCCTTGGCTTTGTCGGCGTAGGCGGGGTCGTCGCGAAGCAGGTGGTCGTATTCTTTGAGCATCGCGCCGCAGCCGGCGGCGTTGTTGACGATGGCGTCGATGGGCTTGCCGTCGATTTCGAGCATCGCGTCGATGTTGGCCTTGGCCATCTTGCGTGCGGCTTCGATGTTGCCGCCATGGTGGTGGATCGCGCCGCAGCACTGCTGTGCGCGGGGGACGTAGACCTCGCAGCCGGCGAGCTGGAGGAGCGCGACTGTCTGGCGGTTGACGTCGTTGAAGAGGACGGAGCCGACGCAGCCGGCGAGGAGCGCGACGCGCTTGGGGGGCGTTTGGTTTGGGGGGGATTCGGGGGATCCGGAGCGGCGCTGCGCTTTGCTCCGGCTTGGGGGTGAGGTTGGGGTTGGGGGGTAATGGGGGGCGAGGGAGCGGGGCCAGAGGGGGCCGGCGGCGGGGAGCATCTGCTGCATTTTGGCGAGCGGGCGCGGGAGTGGGAGGCGGGTGATGATCGGCCAGAGGCCGAGGCGCTGGAGCAGGCGGGCGGGGAGCAGCGAGAGCTTGAGGCGGGTTGGCCGGGTGAGCAGGTGGAAGAACATCGCCTGCATGAAGCGGTCGGTGAGGGTTGGTTTGGCGGGGGTGTCGAGGCGTTCGCGGGTTTCTTCGATGAGCTCGTGATAGACGACGCCGGAGGGGCAGGCGGTTTCGCAGGCACGGCAGTCGAGGCAGAGGTCCAGGTGATGGCGGACGGATTCGGTGGGCTCGATCTTGCCGTCGGCGAGGGCTTTCATGAGGACGATGCGGCCGCGGGGCGAGTCGGCTTCGAGGCCGTTCTCGGTGTAGGTCGGGCATGCAGGAAGGCAGAGGCCGCAGTGGACGCAGTCGAGGGCGCGGTCGTAGGTGCGCGGGTCGAGGTTGAGGACGTTGAGCGGCGCGTGGGGCGCGCCGGGGGTGCCGGGGGTGTTTGCGGGGGAACCCACGGATTGAATCCGTGGGCTTCGGGTGGGGTTCGTGCCGGAGATGGTGCGGGGGGTGTCGGTCATGGCGTGGTGGTGAGGTATCGGCCGGGGTTGAGGATGTTGTGCGGGTCGAGGGTTTGCTTGATGCGCTGGAGCACGGGCCAGTCGGTGTTGTGCGGGGGGAACGGGTCGATGTCGTCGGCGTTGGGTGGGCGACGATGCCAGACGCGGACGCCGCCTGCGGGGGCGATGACGTGGGCGATCTGTGCGTCGAGTCGTCGTGCCTGGTCTGCGTTGAACTCGCCGCCGACGAAGACGCTGCCCTGGAAGGGGTAGGCTTCGATCTGGCGTGGCGGGTCGTTGGGCGGGTGGAGCATGAGGCTTTGGCAGACGAAGCCGCTGGTCGCGGGCGGGACGATGATTTTCACGAGTGCGGGGACGTCGTTT from Phycisphaerales bacterium AB-hyl4 includes the following:
- a CDS encoding heme-copper oxidase subunit III, which translates into the protein MTSPPQPMQERRHPPQPRHHHVPPGTGTFGMLLFLLALAILFAASMVLYIVFRITADGPPLGSVQLPFGLWVSTAIILISSYTMHRALQNVRHERQTAFRNAMMLTLLLGVAFLVVQTPSLMGLIAEHREQLALGEAGMPLYGLVFFLILVHAVHVVGGIAPLAVFTLNAHAGRYDHESYAPIKYMAMYWHFLDVVWILMFVMLLVGA
- a CDS encoding (Fe-S)-binding protein is translated as MGSPANTPGTPGAPHAPLNVLNLDPRTYDRALDCVHCGLCLPACPTYTENGLEADSPRGRIVLMKALADGKIEPTESVRHHLDLCLDCRACETACPSGVVYHELIEETRERLDTPAKPTLTDRFMQAMFFHLLTRPTRLKLSLLPARLLQRLGLWPIITRLPLPRPLAKMQQMLPAAGPLWPRSLAPHYPPTPTSPPSRSKAQRRSGSPESPPNQTPPKRVALLAGCVGSVLFNDVNRQTVALLQLAGCEVYVPRAQQCCGAIHHHGGNIEAARKMAKANIDAMLEIDGKPIDAIVNNAAGCGAMLKEYDHLLRDDPAYADKAKAFARKTRDITELLVELDLPTPEHAVNRTVAYHDACHLAHGQRVVDPPRRLLASIPGLKLVPLPESTMCCGAAGTYNLTQPEMARQLGERKLRHIKTTGAATCATGNVGCAMQIAGEADRLNTPLEVAHPVTLLHEAHFGKR